A window of the Gorilla gorilla gorilla isolate KB3781 chromosome 8, NHGRI_mGorGor1-v2.1_pri, whole genome shotgun sequence genome harbors these coding sequences:
- the LOC101143887 gene encoding LOW QUALITY PROTEIN: procathepsin L-like (The sequence of the model RefSeq protein was modified relative to this genomic sequence to represent the inferred CDS: substituted 1 base at 1 genomic stop codon) — MNPSLLLAAFCLGIASAALTRDHSLDAQWTKWKAKHKRLYGMNGEGWRRAVXEKDVKMIEQHNQEYSQGKHSFTMAMNAFGDMTNEEFRQVMNGFQYQKHRKGKQFQERLLLEIPTSVDWREKGYVTPVKDQGQCGSCWAFSATGALEGQMFWKTGKLISLNEQNLVDCSGPQGNEGCNGGFMDNPSRYVQENGGLDSEASYPHEGKVKTCGYNPKYSAANDTGFVDIPSREKDLAKAVATVGPISVAVGASHVPFQFYKKGIYFEPRCDPEGLDHAMLVVGYSYEGADSDNNKYWLVKNSWGKNWGMDGYIKMATDRRNNCGIATAASYPTV; from the exons ATGAATCCTTCACTCCTCCTGGCTGCCTTTTGCCTGGGAATTGCCTCAGCTGCTCTAACACGTGACCACAGTTTAGACGCACAGTGGACCAAGTGGAAGGCAAAGCACAAGAGATTATATGGCATG AATGGAGAAGGATGGAGGAGAGCAGTGTGAGAGAAGGACGTGAAGATGATTGAGCAGCACAATCAGGAATACAGCCAAGGGAAACACAGCTTCACAATGGCCATGAACGCCTTTGGAGACATG ACCAATGAAGAATTCAGGCAGGTGATGAATGGTTTTCAATACCAGAAGCACAGGAAGGGGAAACAGTTCCAGGAACGCCTGCTTCTTGAGATCCCCACATCTGTggactggagagagaaaggcTACGTGACTCCTGTGAAGGATCAG gGTCAGTGTGGCTCTTGTTGGGCTTTTAGTGCAACTGGTGCTCTGGAAGGGCAGATGTTCTGGAAAACAGGCAAACTTATCTCACTGAATGAGCAGAATCTGGTAGACTGCTCTGGGCCTCAAGGCAATGAGGGCTGCAATGGTGGCTTCATGGATAATCCCTCCCGGTATGTTCAGGAGAACGGAGGCCTGGACTCTGAGGCATCCTATCCACATGAAGGAAAG GTTAAAACCTGTGGGTACAATCCCAAGTATTCTGCTGCTAATGACACTGGCTTTGTGGACATCCCTTCACGGGAGAAGGACCTGGCGAAGGCAGTGGCAACTGTGGGGCCCATCTCTGTTGCTGTTGGTGCAAGCCATGTCCCCTTCCAGTTCTATAAAAAAG GAATTTATTTTGAGCCACGCTGTGACCCTGAAGGCCTGGATCATGCTATGCTGGTGGTTGGCTACAGCTATGAAGGAGCAGACTCAGATAACAATAAATATTGGCTGGTGAAGAACAG CTGGGGTAAAAACTGGGGCATGGATGGCTACATAAAGATGGCCACAGACCGGAGGAACAACTGTGGAATTGCCACAGCAGCCAGCTACCCCACTGTGTGA